A region of Plantactinospora sp. BC1 DNA encodes the following proteins:
- the rsmI gene encoding 16S rRNA (cytidine(1402)-2'-O)-methyltransferase, translated as MGKSPGNGRLILLGAPLGNPGDASARLRDALGEADIVAAEDTRRLTRLARDLGVTITGKIVSYFEGNEERRTPDLVDAAGDGALVALVTDAGMPSVSDPGYRLVRAALDAGVPVTVAPGPSAVTTALALSGLPTDRFCFEGFLPRTGGPRRARLRALAAEERTLVFFEAPHRVAGALADLAAAFGPERPAALCRELTKTYEEVLRRPLGELATWAATGEPRGEITLVVAGAPAVAAPVPAAADLRAAVADLEAEGTSRRDAIAAVATEYGLRRRDVYSAVHPPTSG; from the coding sequence GTGGGAAAATCGCCCGGTAACGGCCGGCTGATCCTGCTTGGCGCGCCGCTCGGCAACCCCGGCGACGCCTCGGCACGGCTGCGGGACGCCCTCGGCGAGGCCGACATCGTCGCCGCCGAGGACACCCGCCGGCTGACCCGGCTGGCCCGGGACCTGGGCGTGACCATCACCGGCAAGATCGTGTCGTACTTCGAGGGCAACGAGGAACGCCGTACCCCGGACCTGGTCGACGCCGCCGGAGACGGCGCCCTGGTGGCGCTGGTGACCGACGCCGGCATGCCGAGCGTCTCCGACCCCGGCTACCGGCTGGTCCGGGCCGCGCTCGACGCGGGGGTGCCGGTCACCGTGGCGCCCGGCCCGAGCGCGGTCACCACCGCGCTCGCGCTCTCCGGCCTGCCCACCGACCGCTTCTGCTTCGAGGGCTTCCTGCCCCGCACCGGCGGCCCGCGCCGGGCCCGGCTGCGGGCGCTCGCCGCCGAGGAGCGCACCCTGGTCTTCTTCGAGGCGCCGCACCGGGTGGCCGGTGCGCTCGCCGACCTGGCCGCCGCGTTCGGCCCGGAGCGGCCGGCGGCGCTCTGCCGCGAGCTGACCAAGACCTACGAGGAGGTGCTGCGCCGCCCGCTCGGCGAGCTGGCGACCTGGGCCGCCACCGGCGAGCCGCGCGGCGAGATCACCCTGGTCGTGGCGGGCGCCCCGGCGGTCGCCGCGCCGGTCCCGGCCGCCGCCGACCTGCGCGCCGCGGTCGCCGACCTGGAGGCCGAGGGTACGTCCCGACGCGACGCCATCGCCGCCGTCGCCACGGAGTACGGGTTGCGCAGGCGGGACGTCTACTCCGCCGTGCACCCCCCGACGTCGGGCTGA
- the metG gene encoding methionine--tRNA ligase, whose protein sequence is MSHVLAAVAWPYANGPRHIGHVSGFGVPSDVFSRYMRMAGHDVLMISGTDEHGTPIQVQADKEGVTPRELADRYNRVIVEDLHGLGLSYDLFTRTTTRNHYAVVQELFETLHRNGYIVPKVTMGAISPSTGRTLPDRYIEGTCPICGYPHARGDQCDNCGNQLDPIDLVNPRSKINGETPQFVETEHFFLDLPAFAQALAKWLDGREGWRPNVLRFSKNLLDDLQPRAITRDLEWGVPIPLEGWRDRSDKRIYVWFDAVIGYLSASIEWARRSGDPEAWRRWWAADAEGKDARGYYFMGKDNIVFHSVIWPALLLGYDGEGDRGGEPGGLGRLNLPTEVVSSEFLTMEGKKFSSSRQVVIYVRDFLARYDADALRYFIAVAGPESQDTDFTWAEFLRRNNDELVAGWGNLVNRSISMAAKNFGAIPPIDPAGLTEADEALLATARAGFGTVGELIAKHRQKQAIGEAMRVVAEANKYLSEQAPWKLKSEADKPRMGTVLHVALQVVSDANTLLTPFLPHSAQRVHELLGGTGVHAPMPSIVEVDDLDGGPSYPVLTGDYTVGAKWESVPVEAGRALSAPKPVFRKLDPSIVDEELARLGD, encoded by the coding sequence ATGAGTCACGTTCTCGCGGCGGTTGCCTGGCCGTACGCCAACGGCCCGCGCCACATCGGCCATGTCTCCGGCTTCGGGGTCCCCTCCGACGTGTTCAGCCGGTACATGCGGATGGCGGGGCACGACGTACTCATGATCAGCGGTACCGACGAGCACGGCACGCCGATCCAGGTGCAGGCGGACAAGGAGGGGGTCACCCCGCGCGAGCTGGCCGACCGCTACAACCGGGTTATCGTCGAGGACCTGCACGGGCTCGGTCTCTCCTACGACCTCTTCACCCGGACCACCACCCGCAACCACTACGCGGTGGTGCAGGAGCTGTTCGAGACGCTGCACCGCAACGGCTACATCGTCCCCAAGGTCACCATGGGGGCGATCTCGCCGTCGACCGGCCGTACCCTGCCGGACCGCTACATCGAGGGCACCTGCCCGATCTGCGGCTATCCGCACGCCCGGGGCGACCAGTGCGACAACTGCGGCAACCAGCTCGACCCGATCGACCTGGTCAACCCGCGCTCGAAGATCAACGGCGAGACGCCGCAGTTCGTCGAGACCGAGCACTTCTTCCTCGACCTGCCCGCCTTCGCGCAGGCGCTGGCGAAGTGGCTGGACGGCCGGGAGGGCTGGCGGCCGAACGTACTGCGCTTCTCCAAGAACCTGCTGGACGACCTCCAGCCCCGCGCGATCACCCGCGACCTGGAGTGGGGCGTACCGATCCCGCTGGAGGGCTGGCGCGACCGCAGCGACAAGCGGATCTACGTCTGGTTCGACGCGGTGATCGGCTACCTGTCGGCGTCGATCGAGTGGGCCCGGCGCTCCGGCGACCCGGAGGCGTGGCGGCGTTGGTGGGCGGCGGACGCCGAGGGGAAGGACGCCCGGGGCTACTACTTCATGGGCAAGGACAACATCGTCTTCCACTCGGTGATCTGGCCGGCGCTGCTGCTCGGCTACGACGGCGAGGGTGACCGGGGCGGCGAGCCGGGCGGCCTGGGCCGGCTCAACCTGCCGACCGAGGTGGTCTCCAGCGAGTTCCTGACCATGGAGGGGAAGAAGTTCTCCTCGTCCCGGCAGGTCGTGATCTACGTACGCGACTTCCTGGCCCGGTACGACGCCGACGCGCTGCGCTACTTCATCGCCGTCGCCGGCCCGGAGAGCCAGGACACCGACTTCACCTGGGCGGAGTTCCTGCGCCGCAACAACGACGAGCTGGTCGCCGGCTGGGGCAACCTGGTCAACCGCTCGATCTCGATGGCCGCGAAGAACTTCGGCGCGATCCCGCCGATCGACCCGGCCGGCCTGACCGAGGCCGACGAGGCGCTGCTCGCCACCGCGCGGGCCGGGTTCGGCACCGTCGGCGAGCTGATCGCCAAGCACCGGCAGAAGCAGGCGATCGGCGAGGCGATGCGGGTGGTCGCCGAGGCGAACAAGTACCTCTCCGAGCAGGCCCCGTGGAAGCTGAAGAGCGAGGCCGACAAGCCCCGGATGGGGACCGTCCTGCACGTCGCGCTCCAGGTGGTCAGCGACGCCAACACCCTGCTCACGCCCTTCCTGCCGCACTCGGCGCAGCGGGTGCACGAGCTGCTCGGCGGCACCGGCGTACACGCGCCGATGCCGTCGATCGTGGAGGTCGACGACCTCGACGGCGGGCCGTCGTACCCGGTGCTGACCGGGGACTACACGGTCGGGGCGAAGTGGGAGTCGGTGCCGGTCGAGGCGGGGCGGGCGCTCTCCGCGCCGAAGCCGGTCTTCCGCAAGCTCGACCCGTCGATCGTGGACGAGGAACTCGCCCGACTCGGTGATTGA